ATGGTCTCATATGAAGATCTGACCGACGAACAGCAGCGGGCCGTTGACGCGCTTGATCGAAACGTGACGCTCACCGCCGGCGCAGGCACCGGGAAAACCACGACACTGACTGCCCGATACCTGCGGATGATCGAGAAGTCGTTAGGAGGAGCGACTGACGGAGGAGAAGAGAGCGAGGTTTTGCTTCCCGAAAATATCCTCACGACCACGTTTACGGAGCGTGCAGCAAACGAACTGGAAGACAACGTCCGTGGCGAGATTACGGATCGGATTTCGTCACTGGAAGCCGACAAATTCGAAGCTTGGCGAACGGTCGCTGACGAACTCGAACACGGGTACATTCATACGCTGCACGGCTTCTGTGCCCGACTCCTTCGAGAACACGCGCTGAGTGTTGACGGTCTTGACCCTAGCTTCGATACCTTGGACGAGAACGAGACGACCGCCCTCATCCACGATACCGTTGGAACGGTCCTCGAAGAACACGAGAACCACGACGCAGTCCGGACGCTGGCGCAGCGGTTTTCTCGAAATCAGCTGCAGGACGTGCTTACTGACCTCGTGAACGAGCGGCCGGAAAGTATCGAATGGGCAGAGCGATGGGCCGACGCGAGCGAAGAAGAATACATCTCGTTCGTTGAATCCGAACTTCATCCGATCGATCCGGACGAGGCAGCCGAACGATTGGCCCAGCCGGAGTTCACAGAGGCCCTCACAACGCTTCGGGAGCTCGTGGAGAATCCACCGGACATCTCGACAGAAGGAACCGCCTGGAAGCGAGCCGTGACCGTGGTCGAAATCCTCGGCGATGACTTCGATGATGGCGTCCCCAATCGAAGGAAACAGACGACAATCTCGAAACTCAGCATCCATCTCACGAAGGGAAGCGGCGAGCGCTACGCGGACTATACTGGAGCGAAGACGCACTGGGGGGACAATCCTTGGAAAGACGAGTTCGACACTGCCATCGAGCAACTGGTCGAAACGCTCCAACCGGAAGCGTATGCGGTCAGTGTCGATCCCGAGTTAGAGGCGAGGAGTTTCCCACTGGTCAATGCCCTCGCAGAGGTAACGTTACTCGCGGTCGAGGAATACGAGGCTCGAAAGCGCAGGCAGAACGCCGCTGATTTCTCGGATCTCATCACATACACAGTCGAGTTCCTCGACGACGAGGCGAACGAACACATCCGGACGGAACTCCGCGAGCAGTTCGACTACATCATGCTGGACGAGTTTCAGGATACCGATCCGCGTCAGTGGGATCTCATCAAGCTCCTGACGGCGAGCGAGAAGGGGACGTTCGATGCGGAGAACGTGTTCGTCGTCGGTGACGTGAAACAGAGCATCTATCGGTTCCGGAACGCCGACGTGACCCAGTTCAAGGAGATTGCTGACACGCTCGAAGAGACTGGCCCTGTCGCTGATCGAGATGACGACCAGCTTTCGACGAACTTCCGGACACTTCCGACAGTACTGGAGACGATCAACGAACTGTTCGAAATGGTCTTTGACGACGACGGAAAGCCATACGAGGCACCCCCACAGCGATTAACGCCCGCACGGGATGATCCAGCCGCAGTCGGGAGTGCCGAATATCTCCTCGTCCCGACTGATTCGGAGCTTCGGGAAGCCCGGTTCGACCACTACGAAGCGTTCGCCGACGCAGAGCCGGAGAGCGATGCTGAACTGGAAGCGATGGCTCTCGCAGCGCGTCTCTCACAGGTACTCACCGAGCCGTATCAGGTCTACCCAGAGGACACTGCTCCTGACGAGGAAACGCCCGAACCACGAGATATTGAGCCGAGTGATATTGCGATACTTCTCCGGAGTCGCACACATCTCAAGGCCTACGAGCGAGCGCTGGACGAGGCGAACGTCCCGTATTCCGTCGCGTCCGGGATCGGCTTCTACGAGACGACGGAGATTACGGCACTATTGAATCTGTTTCGAGCGCTTGCAGACCCACACGATGAGCGCGCACTCTACGCTGTGCTTCGATCACCGCTGTTCGGATTCACCGACGACACACTTGCGCACCTCAAGGTGCACGACGAGACGCTGTGGGATGCACTTGCGACGACGGAGACATCCGAGCTCGCGGAAGCTCACGGGCTGCTCCGTGAGTGGCGTCACCGGGCTGGACTTGGCGATGGTGTCGGTGATTTCGATGGATCGTGGGCCGCATTTCTGACTGGCATCCTCGAAGATACTGGGTATCTGGTGAACGTGAGCGCGGGTGACCGCTCACAGCAAGCGATGGCGAACGTCGAGAAGTTCCGAGAGCAACTGCGCGGCTTGAGCGACGATGGCGTCCGCAGTCTCACCACTCTGTTGAATCGAATCGAACGTCGGGTCGAACTGGGTGGCCGTGAGAGTGAAGCCGAAACGACCGACGAGGGGGTCCAGATTCTGACGATTCACGACTCGAAGGGGATGGAGTTCCCGTTCGTGGTCGTTCCGGAAATCAGTCGAGAATTCAAGGACGATGCTGCTCTCGGCAGCGGAAAAGTTGAGTTCGAACGGGTCGGTGACGAACACGCGGTCGGCATGAAGGCACCGAGTCCCGATGATCCGTTCGAACTGAAGGACACGATTGCCCGCGAAACCGTACGAGAGCAGCGTCGTCAAGAAGAACGTGCCGAGGAGAAGCGAGTGCTCTACGTGGCTTGCACGCGGGCCCGGGACCACCTACTCCTCTGTGGCACCCACGAACTCGATAGTGACGCGGAACAAACTACACTCACAAACATCGCTGAAGCTGATCCGGAATCGGCGTCGAGTTGGCGTGACTGGGTACAGCCGGCTCTTCTCCCCGACGAACTGTGTAGCAAATTAGATTCTGAGATCACCATCAACCGGTCATATGGTGATGGATCGTATCAGGTCTCGCTGCCGACACCCAAGGTCCAACGTGAACTGGATACGGGAGAAGTGGATCCAACAGTAGAACTGTCACCGGATCCACCGGAACGCGACATCACATTCCGCTTGTCAGCGACTGATCTGGCCGCCCTACTCGGCGGATACGGTGATCTAGAAGTTGACGAGAAGACTCGAACGGCTTTCGTCGAGAAGCAGGAAGATAGCCCAGACGATCGCCACGGTGAAGATGATTTGGCAGAGCAGGATAGTGAGAGCGAAACCGAGATCGGTTCGGAGTCGGCGACTGGAGAGACAAGGATCGATCCAAGAGTGTTCGGAGAGATGGTACATCGGATCTGTGAGTTGCGCCCCCCAGAATCCCAGTGGTCGAATCTCATGGAACAAACTCTCGTCGACGAGGACGCAGACGTAGAACTCACCAGCAAATTGCAGCGCCGTGTGAGTGAACACGCCCAACGAGGGATCGCTTACGTTGATGAGCAGGCTTCAGATTCCAAAATCAAACAACAGTACGACGAGCTATACGTTACTGCCGAGTTCGATCGAGGAGAGATTGCCGGCTACATCGATCATCTCATCGTAAGCGACGATGCGTACCACATCATCGACTACAAGACGGGTGCTGTTACGCCAGAGGAAATCGAAGAGGATGCGGAGTACTACCAGAACCAGATGAAGGCCTACGCTGTTGCCATGCACCAACAACAGACAGATCGTCCAGTCCGCGTGTCACTCGTATTCACCGATATTGACGAGGCATGGGAAATCGAGTGGAGCACGACAGAGATCGAGTCTATGCAGGAGAATCTGGAATCTGAGTTACTGACTCGAATGGAACTTACCTAATCTGGCGAAATAACTGTTCGGTGTGTGATGTGAACCAATACTGACTGCTGAATACAGAGGATAAACTCAGCAGCAGCAAAAATCTCAGTTACATCCCTGGTTATCAAGCAGAAAAGGCAATAAAGGTTCTTTCAGAAAACGATTGATCTATTCTTAATCAAATTCCGTATATCGGGTTGATAAGATCAGCTCATGGCGGTGATCAGCTCTTCAACTTCGTCTTCAGATCAACTCGTTCGCCGTCGCATACCCGCTGTCTTTGCAGGTTGTGAAGTACCTCGGCGACCGTCCGGTCGAGACCGCGAAGAATAGCCTCCAACGAATCGGGTCTCACTCCCGATACGGTTTCGGAGAACTGCGGCTGAAGCCCCTCGGCGAGCAGTATCAGGAATCAGAGAAGTAACGATTAACTGACGACCAATAGAACGCTAGAATGAGGATGAATCGGGCGAGAAAAATACAGCGGTGCGGCTGAATAACGAAATCGTATTACCAACAACTGATAAAGGACCGATGCACCACCTAAAACAATCCCGGGAGTTGAGATCTCAGTACGTGACCTCCTCCTGCGCCTGAAGGCTGGTGCTTTCGTCTCGGATCTTCTGTAACGATCACCATCCGACTTATATACTGTTAGAATATATACTATTGTTATAGAATGGCATACAAAGCAACCATCGTGGATACGTACCCATTGGCTAACCGAGTGAAAGGCTTCCGTCTCCGTGTGCCTGATCACACATTTGATTTTGAACCAGGACAGCACACAACAATCAGGTTCGAGACAGACGGTGATTCTGTCGTACGTCCGTATACGCCGACGAATCTGCCAGGAACAAATGAGCTGACACTTGCAATTAAGCGGTATGAAAGTGGATACGCATCATCATATATGCACACAAGAGACATCGGAGATACGATCACAATCGGACCAATTGAGGGGTCGCTAACGCTTGACGACCCAGATCGAGATATCGCACTGTTAGCGTCTGGAACTGGCCTAACGCCAATGTTAGCAATCTGTCGTCACTACTTACAGGAAGGATCTGGATCTGTCCACGTTGTATTAGGCGAGCGTACAGGGGAGTCAATCATGCATCGATCAACGCTAAATGAGCTAGCTGCAGAACACCCAGAACTGTCTGTCACATTCACACTTTCTGATCCGGAGTGGGACTGGCTAGGTCGTGTTGGATATGTACAGGAACATCTCGATGAGTTGTTTGATGACTTTGACACGCGGGACTTCTATATCTGTGGAGTGCCACAGATGGTCGTTGACACAAAAGAAGAGCTACGTGAACTTGGGACACCGGAGGAACGAATACACAGTGAAGGATGGGAAGATGGAGTTGTTGATGCTGAATAGATAGGATCACTGATACTAGCGGGGCCTGCTAGTCACCATGGATTCTTTTGTGCGGTGACAGCTAACTCTGTTGGTCAATAGTCCTTTCAGAGATTAGCTTTTGCTGGCTACGTCCCTGTTAACGAGCCGCTGAAGGCGGCAAGTAGGTAGAGCTGTGCAACGGTGTCATGCTACAACTATAATGAGTATACTTTATCCCAAGACCAGAATGTACAGCTAACTACCTAATATGTTCTCTGGCTCTGTGGTACTTATTCTGTACTTGTTCTGAGTTTGGTGTATCGATGTTATTACGTTTTCGGGCCGTAGCAATGATTTCACATGTAGCAGTAACACAATGGCGATGAAACGGTGCATCAGCAGCAGCTTCAGTAGCAAGTCGCCGAAGTGCCGGTAGCCAGTCGAGATGTTGCTCAATGAAACGTTGATACGCTGAATCTTGTTTATGCTGCAAGAGTAAAGCAGCATATTCCAGCATAAGCGCAAGGTGATCGTCAGCATAAGCATCCGGAGTCGATACTCCTATGATATCGTAACGACTACGCATGTCAGTTGCTGCTGGTCCTAGTAGTAGTCCATCACTTTGCCATGTACTGTGCCACGGACGGTATACCGACTCTATCAGTGGTGCATATGGAGTTACGAGCCCTTCAAACAGGGAGATATATTCAGTATCAAATGCCGCAGGAGTTTCCGGAGCATGTGTGGGATCACCATTTTCAGTTGACACCGAAATACCAAGACGGTCGGTATGTTCTGCAAGTTCGACAGCAAAGGAGTCATCTTGAACGTCACGATGGAACTGTTTATCAGGGTGCTTCAGCCCTTCTGCGAGCAGAGTGTATAGCGAGATCCACGTTTTACGTCTGTCGGTTAAACTATTCGCATCATCTTGAGTTGGGTTGTTATTACTGGTGGGATGTTTCATGGTTTGAATTATCTAAATTACACGTCAGTCATGGTGATCATGTAGCGAGGGGAGCGTTATATGCTGCGGCAATGATCAGATAGCGAAGCGCAGCTCCACCAAGCACAACAAAGGTAAATTTCACTGTATATGCTCCACGGAGGAACTTTTCAAGTCGACAATTCGCCTGAATATCAGCGTTCTTTTCTACCAAGATCAGAACAACTGACAGAATCAACGGAAGGACGAGCCCAATTGTAACAACGCCACCCCAGAACATAATTCCATACTCTTCTGTCAGCAAACTAAAAGCAACTTCAGCACCTGGTCCGCCAGAGGCTAGCGTCACTAACAGTAATGCGAGAACAACTGCTTCAGCGAGAATAATCGTATCATCAGCAACACTGAAACTGGTTACTTTTGTTTCCTGAAGGCCATCAAATAGGACAGTGGCACCCATCGTGGCTGCAATGCCGATTGAGAGTGCACTGGCTACGAATAGAAGTGGAAGCAACGTTCCATCCCAAAGGGGAACGGTTGAGGAGACATATCCAAGCTTTAACCCGGTGTAGGCGATGGTCGCAATTGCAAGTATTGAACCGATTGCTGTAGTTGCCAACTGTCCCGCTCGATTTGGTTTTATCCAGTTGGCTAGTCGTGTAAGCAACGTATCTATGGGAATGCCGGATCTACGTTCGACATATTCTGTGATTTTTCGAGGAAATGCGCTTTTGCCGACTGGCTCACTGCCCCACAGTGTCCAAAGTACCTGTAACGTCACAATGAGTGTGAACAGTACGATAAGCCACGTGCCAATCACAAGCCACGAGCCAAAATTGACAAAGAGAATCGGGAACAGTAAGGCTCGAAATGGTGCACCGAGATGGAAAAATAGCAGAAAAAACATGCCGGCTGCTATGCCTACAACCGTGAAAATGAGTCCCCACTGCGTTATTATGTGCATCGACTGGCCACTAGCCGTGCCGTCGGATCGCTGCCCAAGCAAATTAGCAGCTGTGCCAGTCAAATACGCGCCTCCAGCAAGTCCACTAAAGAATAGGTATGCCGCAATATACCAGCCATATTCTTGCTGAATCATCCAGATCAGACCATCTGGATCACTCATCACCATCGTTTACCTCCACAGTATTTTCTGGCTCAAGGATGAGGGCTGGACCAACATCATCAAGTTGAAACTCTTTAGCAGCATCCTCAGAAGCTTCCCGCACTAATTCATTGATTGGACCGGCTTTGAGCGCACCTGTTACGCAGTTATCAGTACAAGCAGGGGTTTCACGGGCTGTTTCAGATTCGTCTCGAGATGGCGAGTCATGACCGTTACCCGGTCCAGATCCAAGACAACCATTACATTTCTGAGCGATTCCATCTTCTCCGAACTGTATCGCTCCGTACGGACAGGCATATGAACAGTAATTACATCCAATGCAGCGGCTCTGGTTAATCGTGACAATTCCGTCTGTATCACGTTTTTCAAGTGCATGAGTTGGACAAACATCCCGACACGTGGGCTCACTGCAATGGTGGCATCCAATGGAAACAGAAACTTCATCATAATCTGGGAATTCACCTTCACCAACGTGTTCAACGCGTCGCCATAGAATACCTTCATCAGTATCAAGATCATTTTGAACCTGACAGGCCTGTGTGCAAGCGTGACAGCCAATACATTTGTTAGGATCAAAGTAGAATCCAAATTGACTCATCAGGTATCACCTCCTACACGTTCGAGTTTGACCGGATGATTTCTATCAACCATACCGGTGACCGGATCAACATGCTGTTCAGTATTCATCTTCATGAGGTTTCCACCA
This portion of the Salinarchaeum sp. IM2453 genome encodes:
- a CDS encoding 4Fe-4S dicluster domain-containing protein yields the protein MSQFGFYFDPNKCIGCHACTQACQVQNDLDTDEGILWRRVEHVGEGEFPDYDEVSVSIGCHHCSEPTCRDVCPTHALEKRDTDGIVTINQSRCIGCNYCSYACPYGAIQFGEDGIAQKCNGCLGSGPGNGHDSPSRDESETARETPACTDNCVTGALKAGPINELVREASEDAAKEFQLDDVGPALILEPENTVEVNDGDE
- a CDS encoding ferredoxin--NADP reductase — encoded protein: MAYKATIVDTYPLANRVKGFRLRVPDHTFDFEPGQHTTIRFETDGDSVVRPYTPTNLPGTNELTLAIKRYESGYASSYMHTRDIGDTITIGPIEGSLTLDDPDRDIALLASGTGLTPMLAICRHYLQEGSGSVHVVLGERTGESIMHRSTLNELAAEHPELSVTFTLSDPEWDWLGRVGYVQEHLDELFDDFDTRDFYICGVPQMVVDTKEELRELGTPEERIHSEGWEDGVVDAE
- a CDS encoding exodeoxyribonuclease V subunit beta encodes the protein MVSYEDLTDEQQRAVDALDRNVTLTAGAGTGKTTTLTARYLRMIEKSLGGATDGGEESEVLLPENILTTTFTERAANELEDNVRGEITDRISSLEADKFEAWRTVADELEHGYIHTLHGFCARLLREHALSVDGLDPSFDTLDENETTALIHDTVGTVLEEHENHDAVRTLAQRFSRNQLQDVLTDLVNERPESIEWAERWADASEEEYISFVESELHPIDPDEAAERLAQPEFTEALTTLRELVENPPDISTEGTAWKRAVTVVEILGDDFDDGVPNRRKQTTISKLSIHLTKGSGERYADYTGAKTHWGDNPWKDEFDTAIEQLVETLQPEAYAVSVDPELEARSFPLVNALAEVTLLAVEEYEARKRRQNAADFSDLITYTVEFLDDEANEHIRTELREQFDYIMLDEFQDTDPRQWDLIKLLTASEKGTFDAENVFVVGDVKQSIYRFRNADVTQFKEIADTLEETGPVADRDDDQLSTNFRTLPTVLETINELFEMVFDDDGKPYEAPPQRLTPARDDPAAVGSAEYLLVPTDSELREARFDHYEAFADAEPESDAELEAMALAARLSQVLTEPYQVYPEDTAPDEETPEPRDIEPSDIAILLRSRTHLKAYERALDEANVPYSVASGIGFYETTEITALLNLFRALADPHDERALYAVLRSPLFGFTDDTLAHLKVHDETLWDALATTETSELAEAHGLLREWRHRAGLGDGVGDFDGSWAAFLTGILEDTGYLVNVSAGDRSQQAMANVEKFREQLRGLSDDGVRSLTTLLNRIERRVELGGRESEAETTDEGVQILTIHDSKGMEFPFVVVPEISREFKDDAALGSGKVEFERVGDEHAVGMKAPSPDDPFELKDTIARETVREQRRQEERAEEKRVLYVACTRARDHLLLCGTHELDSDAEQTTLTNIAEADPESASSWRDWVQPALLPDELCSKLDSEITINRSYGDGSYQVSLPTPKVQRELDTGEVDPTVELSPDPPERDITFRLSATDLAALLGGYGDLEVDEKTRTAFVEKQEDSPDDRHGEDDLAEQDSESETEIGSESATGETRIDPRVFGEMVHRICELRPPESQWSNLMEQTLVDEDADVELTSKLQRRVSEHAQRGIAYVDEQASDSKIKQQYDELYVTAEFDRGEIAGYIDHLIVSDDAYHIIDYKTGAVTPEEIEEDAEYYQNQMKAYAVAMHQQQTDRPVRVSLVFTDIDEAWEIEWSTTEIESMQENLESELLTRMELT
- the nrfD gene encoding NrfD/PsrC family molybdoenzyme membrane anchor subunit, which codes for MSDPDGLIWMIQQEYGWYIAAYLFFSGLAGGAYLTGTAANLLGQRSDGTASGQSMHIITQWGLIFTVVGIAAGMFFLLFFHLGAPFRALLFPILFVNFGSWLVIGTWLIVLFTLIVTLQVLWTLWGSEPVGKSAFPRKITEYVERRSGIPIDTLLTRLANWIKPNRAGQLATTAIGSILAIATIAYTGLKLGYVSSTVPLWDGTLLPLLFVASALSIGIAATMGATVLFDGLQETKVTSFSVADDTIILAEAVVLALLLVTLASGGPGAEVAFSLLTEEYGIMFWGGVVTIGLVLPLILSVVLILVEKNADIQANCRLEKFLRGAYTVKFTFVVLGGAALRYLIIAAAYNAPLAT
- a CDS encoding molecular chaperone — encoded protein: MKHPTSNNNPTQDDANSLTDRRKTWISLYTLLAEGLKHPDKQFHRDVQDDSFAVELAEHTDRLGISVSTENGDPTHAPETPAAFDTEYISLFEGLVTPYAPLIESVYRPWHSTWQSDGLLLGPAATDMRSRYDIIGVSTPDAYADDHLALMLEYAALLLQHKQDSAYQRFIEQHLDWLPALRRLATEAAADAPFHRHCVTATCEIIATARKRNNIDTPNSEQVQNKYHRAREHIR